A genomic window from Syntrophales bacterium includes:
- a CDS encoding ABC transporter ATP-binding protein, with amino-acid sequence MTYDLRLATCVKITDVSFGYENIPVLENVSLDLFERDFLLLIGPNGGGKTTLLKLILGIIKPWSGSIRILRDVAGRLGYVPQFASFNRNFPISALEMVLTGCISPQNYLKRYTKDDMEKADMILEKVNLHDKRHENVKDLSGGQIQKVLIARALVSEPAVLLLDEPTASIDITSKTSLLDFLNELNEKMTIVVVTHDPTPFALTYRHIACLNKNLYFHERGELDAHILEHVYGCPVELLGHGIPHTLLKKH; translated from the coding sequence TAAAATTACCGATGTATCTTTCGGATATGAAAACATCCCTGTTCTCGAAAATGTTTCCCTGGATCTCTTCGAGAGGGATTTTCTTCTGCTCATAGGCCCCAATGGAGGTGGAAAGACAACGCTTCTGAAACTCATCCTCGGGATCATCAAGCCGTGGAGCGGCTCTATCCGTATTCTCAGAGATGTCGCCGGACGACTGGGATATGTCCCACAGTTTGCAAGTTTCAACAGAAATTTTCCGATCAGTGCCCTGGAGATGGTTCTCACGGGATGTATTAGTCCGCAAAATTACCTCAAGAGGTACACAAAAGACGATATGGAAAAAGCTGATATGATCCTCGAAAAGGTAAATCTACATGATAAGCGGCATGAAAACGTCAAAGACCTCTCCGGTGGTCAAATTCAGAAGGTGCTTATCGCCCGTGCCCTTGTTTCTGAACCGGCGGTCCTGCTCCTGGATGAACCTACAGCATCAATTGACATCACGTCAAAAACCAGCCTCCTGGATTTTCTGAATGAACTCAATGAAAAAATGACCATCGTCGTTGTAACCCATGATCCGACACCCTTCGCCCTCACATACAGGCACATCGCCTGTCTGAACAAAAATCTCTACTTCCACGAAAGGGGGGAATTGGATGCCCATATCTTAGAGCATGTCTATGGTTGCCCCGTAGAATTGTTAGGTCATGGCATCCCTCATACCCTTTTAAAGAAACATTGA
- a CDS encoding iron chelate uptake ABC transporter family permease subunit — MENILSYEFMQNAILTGIMASIICGFIGPFIVTKRMVFISGGLSHTALGGLGIAYWLGVKPLYGATAFVLLAAGIIGNLEEKISDLFIGILWAVGVAVGIIFIHMTPGYTPDLMTFLFGNILMVPRTDVIITLILLFLVTLPIFIFYKGFVSVALDEEYARARQLPVKALNMGLIILVALSIVTLIQVVGIILVIALLTIPVAIAGEMSMNFKRIMLLSIVFGIVICLSGLFLSYFLELPSGASIVLIGGMLLILVKGAKK; from the coding sequence ATGGAGAATATTTTATCTTACGAATTCATGCAGAATGCTATCTTGACCGGCATCATGGCCAGTATCATCTGCGGTTTCATAGGACCTTTCATTGTAACGAAACGGATGGTTTTTATCAGCGGTGGCCTGAGCCACACCGCATTAGGTGGTCTGGGCATCGCCTATTGGCTGGGAGTAAAACCCCTCTACGGGGCAACCGCTTTTGTTCTCTTAGCTGCGGGGATCATCGGAAATTTGGAAGAAAAGATAAGTGACCTGTTTATCGGTATCCTGTGGGCTGTAGGGGTGGCCGTGGGAATCATCTTTATCCACATGACGCCGGGGTACACCCCCGATCTGATGACCTTTCTGTTCGGGAACATCCTGATGGTACCACGGACAGATGTCATCATTACCCTGATTTTATTGTTCCTCGTAACCTTGCCGATATTCATCTTCTACAAAGGCTTTGTGTCTGTCGCCCTCGATGAAGAGTACGCCCGGGCCAGGCAGTTGCCCGTAAAGGCGCTAAACATGGGGCTGATTATCCTGGTCGCCCTCTCCATCGTGACACTGATTCAGGTAGTCGGTATCATCCTGGTCATCGCACTGCTTACCATCCCCGTGGCGATTGCCGGCGAGATGTCCATGAATTTTAAGCGGATCATGTTGCTTTCCATCGTATTCGGCATCGTGATCTGCCTTTCCGGGCTTTTCCTCTCCTATTTCCTCGAATTACCGTCCGGGGCCTCGATCGTTCTTATCGGTGGTATGCTCCTTATCCTGGTCAAAGGCGCCAAAAAG
- a CDS encoding iron-containing alcohol dehydrogenase: TLDFPLPCPYYNSTEVLIMIRQFSFTGAKKIVFGGGSFDTLTEHIRELKGARPMVVLDRNLAVAGFRDRISDLLNKEKLKFTLFDRVEAEPPLELADEGAGIARKEKCDIVVGIGGGSAMDVAKAIAVLAANRGKAVDYLGLNNVPGPGLPKIMIPTTAGTGSEVTFTAVFIRRDLKKKEGMNSPYLYPDLAVLDPLLTVSLPPHPTATTGIDALCHAVESYTSINASPMSELFSLEAISLIASNLRTAVHDDSNAPAREQMLLGSLYAGLGLANAGVTAVHSLSYPLGGKYGVPHGLANTVMLPAVMTFNLPAALEKFAVMAQAMGEVIDGLSTREAASLTVKAVETLIKDCGIHTKLKDLDIPEKDFPELAGAAMTVARPLENNPRKVTLEDAIKIYGQAY, encoded by the coding sequence GACACTTGACTTTCCCCTTCCCTGCCCTTACTATAACTCAACGGAGGTCTTAATTATGATAAGGCAATTTTCCTTTACAGGTGCAAAAAAGATTGTTTTCGGAGGAGGTTCCTTTGATACGTTGACTGAACATATCCGGGAGTTGAAGGGTGCCCGCCCCATGGTTGTTCTCGACAGAAATCTCGCCGTGGCAGGCTTCAGGGATAGAATCTCGGATCTCCTCAACAAGGAAAAGCTTAAATTTACCCTCTTTGATCGGGTTGAGGCAGAACCACCGCTGGAGCTGGCCGATGAAGGGGCCGGAATTGCCCGGAAAGAGAAATGTGATATTGTGGTGGGCATCGGTGGGGGAAGCGCCATGGATGTCGCCAAGGCCATCGCCGTCCTGGCGGCAAACAGGGGAAAGGCCGTAGATTATCTTGGATTAAACAATGTCCCCGGCCCCGGTTTACCAAAAATCATGATCCCCACAACCGCCGGAACGGGGAGCGAGGTGACCTTTACGGCTGTGTTTATCAGGCGTGATCTTAAAAAGAAGGAAGGAATGAACAGTCCTTATCTCTACCCCGACCTGGCCGTTCTCGATCCCCTCCTTACCGTGAGTCTCCCCCCGCATCCAACGGCCACAACGGGGATTGATGCCCTCTGTCACGCTGTCGAGTCCTACACCTCGATCAATGCCTCTCCCATGAGTGAACTGTTTTCCTTAGAGGCGATCAGCTTAATTGCCTCGAACCTGAGAACCGCTGTCCATGATGACAGCAACGCTCCAGCAAGGGAACAGATGCTTCTGGGGAGTCTTTACGCCGGTCTGGGTCTGGCCAACGCCGGTGTTACTGCCGTACATTCACTTTCCTATCCCCTCGGTGGTAAATACGGCGTGCCACATGGTCTCGCCAATACCGTTATGCTGCCCGCCGTGATGACATTCAATCTACCGGCTGCTCTCGAAAAATTCGCCGTCATGGCGCAGGCGATGGGAGAAGTGATTGATGGTCTATCCACCCGTGAAGCGGCCTCTCTAACAGTGAAGGCGGTGGAAACACTGATTAAAGACTGCGGCATCCATACAAAACTGAAAGACCTCGATATCCCGGAGAAGGATTTCCCCGAACTGGCCGGCGCTGCCATGACCGTGGCAAGACCCCTCGAGAATAATCCCCGTAAAGTAACCCTCGAAGATGCCATAAAGATATACGGGCAGGCTTATTAA